A single window of Streptomyces griseoviridis DNA harbors:
- a CDS encoding NAD-dependent epimerase/dehydratase family protein produces MTILVTGATGLVGTRLLPRLIDAGLDCRALVRPGKSAPDGVAPVEGDILDPGSLDGALDGVTDVVHLAALFRTQDTDAIHRTNVEGTRNLIAATKAQAPQARFTMASTGLVYGSGLNRPAREDDPATADLPYPASKILAETDLKASGLNWSILRFGFVYGDKDGHLESAPGLMANWKWHPAQALSLIHHRDIATAVKLALTGAIDGHTVNVVDEAPTSIYEIAQIVGAPYEPSAEPLNDPWTGRADGTLLRTLGFTPTVPTVYQAQRDGLL; encoded by the coding sequence ATGACGATCCTCGTCACCGGCGCCACCGGACTGGTCGGCACCCGCCTCCTTCCCCGCCTCATCGACGCCGGCCTCGACTGCCGCGCCCTCGTCCGTCCAGGCAAGTCCGCCCCCGACGGCGTCGCCCCTGTGGAGGGCGACATCCTCGACCCCGGCTCGCTCGACGGCGCGCTCGACGGCGTCACCGACGTCGTACACCTGGCCGCCCTGTTCCGCACTCAGGACACGGACGCCATCCACCGCACCAACGTCGAGGGCACGCGCAACCTCATCGCGGCCACCAAGGCACAGGCTCCGCAGGCGCGCTTCACCATGGCCAGCACCGGCCTCGTCTACGGCTCCGGCCTGAACCGGCCCGCCCGCGAGGACGACCCCGCCACCGCCGACCTCCCCTACCCGGCCAGCAAGATCCTCGCCGAGACCGACCTCAAGGCCAGCGGCCTCAACTGGAGCATCCTGCGTTTCGGCTTCGTCTACGGAGACAAGGACGGCCACCTCGAATCCGCCCCCGGCCTGATGGCCAACTGGAAATGGCACCCTGCCCAGGCCCTCAGCCTCATCCATCACCGTGACATCGCCACCGCCGTCAAGCTCGCCCTCACCGGCGCGATCGACGGACACACCGTCAACGTCGTGGACGAGGCCCCCACCAGTATCTACGAAATCGCCCAGATCGTCGGCGCCCCCTACGAGCCGTCCGCCGAACCGCTCAACGACCCCTGGACGGGCCGCGCGGACGGCACCCTCTTGCGCACGCTGGGCTTCACCCCCACCGTCCCCACCGTCTACCAGGCCCAGCGCGACGGCCTGCTGTAG
- a CDS encoding ABC transporter ATP-binding protein, whose amino-acid sequence MRFVDVTGSREAAGRSIRMRDMARRLPQLVRRSLALAWRVDRRATVGLLLCQLVTGVTQALGLVAIAGTLTALLRDGDVYHRLLQAWPSVALLAGAAGVRALLGITVNWLSSRLGPLMSREAEQLLLTGCTEAELCAYDDPDFNRDREAADRGAQVTGDLINEGQDLIASAAAFLAGAVVLAGVHWMLLPLLVAASLPQAVAQVSAARARYLANLRSNGDNRMLSVLRWHIYTKDAADQIRAGTMADFLSDRYRGTVARINREDRAAADQGARMSLVGAACGGLGSAVVWAAVVWLLATGRITVGHAGTAVFALQTVGMSVRGLVAVGARAVRTGLYMDDWTGFLDKAGGFRMRRGPHHPTAPETIEVKAVTHRYAGKDRDALSGVSLTLRRGEVTALVGFNGSGKSTLSKLVSGLYLPTGGQVLWDGVPTVDADPQALWKQVALVPQNYAHWPLTVRENVTQGQPTARGDQAVREACEAADADEVVDKLGAGLDTLLAREWLNGEELSGGQWQRIALARAFFRPAGLLVLDEPTANLDPRAEYRVFQRLRTLARDRAVLLVTHRITNVAIADRIVVLDEGRIVQEGSYAQLSQQPGLFQQLLSYQITSEPDGDKHGTPA is encoded by the coding sequence ATGCGGTTCGTCGACGTAACCGGCAGCCGCGAGGCGGCCGGCCGCTCGATCCGGATGCGGGACATGGCCCGCCGTCTGCCGCAGTTGGTCCGCCGCTCGCTGGCCCTGGCCTGGCGTGTCGACCGGCGGGCGACCGTCGGCCTCCTGCTGTGCCAATTGGTCACCGGCGTGACGCAGGCGCTGGGCCTGGTCGCCATCGCCGGCACCCTGACAGCCCTGCTGCGCGACGGAGACGTCTACCACCGGCTGCTTCAGGCGTGGCCCTCCGTCGCCCTGCTCGCCGGGGCCGCCGGCGTGCGCGCGCTCCTGGGCATCACCGTCAACTGGCTCTCCTCCCGGCTGGGGCCGCTGATGTCCCGCGAGGCCGAGCAGTTGCTGCTCACCGGCTGCACGGAGGCCGAGCTGTGCGCGTACGACGACCCCGACTTCAACCGGGACCGCGAGGCCGCCGATCGCGGCGCCCAGGTCACCGGCGACCTGATCAACGAGGGCCAGGACCTGATCGCCTCGGCCGCAGCCTTCCTCGCCGGAGCCGTCGTCCTGGCGGGCGTGCACTGGATGCTCCTCCCCCTCCTCGTCGCCGCCAGCCTCCCGCAGGCTGTCGCCCAGGTCAGCGCCGCGCGCGCCCGCTACCTGGCGAACCTCCGCAGCAACGGCGACAACCGGATGCTGTCCGTGCTGCGCTGGCACATCTACACCAAGGACGCCGCCGACCAGATCCGCGCCGGGACCATGGCCGACTTCCTCTCCGACCGCTACCGCGGCACTGTCGCCCGGATCAACCGCGAGGACCGGGCGGCGGCCGACCAGGGCGCCCGGATGTCCCTGGTCGGCGCGGCGTGCGGGGGCCTGGGGTCGGCCGTGGTGTGGGCGGCGGTCGTGTGGCTGCTCGCGACAGGCCGGATCACCGTCGGACATGCCGGCACCGCGGTCTTCGCCCTGCAGACCGTCGGCATGTCGGTCCGCGGCCTGGTGGCCGTCGGCGCCCGCGCGGTGCGGACCGGGCTGTACATGGACGACTGGACCGGCTTCCTCGACAAGGCCGGCGGCTTCCGCATGCGCCGCGGCCCGCACCACCCCACGGCCCCGGAGACGATCGAGGTCAAGGCAGTCACCCACCGCTACGCCGGCAAGGACCGTGACGCCCTGTCCGGCGTCTCCCTCACCCTGCGCCGCGGCGAGGTCACCGCGCTCGTGGGCTTCAACGGCTCGGGCAAATCGACGCTGTCGAAGCTGGTCAGTGGCCTGTACCTGCCCACCGGCGGGCAGGTTCTGTGGGACGGCGTCCCCACCGTCGATGCCGATCCGCAGGCCCTGTGGAAGCAGGTCGCCCTCGTGCCGCAGAACTACGCGCACTGGCCGCTGACGGTGCGCGAGAACGTCACCCAGGGACAGCCTACCGCGCGCGGCGACCAAGCGGTCCGCGAGGCGTGCGAGGCGGCCGACGCCGACGAGGTCGTCGACAAACTCGGCGCCGGCCTGGACACCCTCCTGGCCCGCGAGTGGCTCAACGGGGAGGAACTGAGCGGCGGCCAGTGGCAGCGCATCGCTCTGGCCAGGGCGTTCTTCCGCCCGGCCGGTCTGCTGGTCCTCGACGAGCCGACGGCCAACCTCGACCCCCGCGCCGAATACCGCGTCTTCCAGCGGCTGCGGACCCTCGCGCGGGACCGGGCGGTGCTGCTGGTGACCCACCGCATCACCAACGTCGCCATCGCCGACCGCATCGTGGTCCTCGACGAAGGCAGGATCGTCCAGGAGGGCAGCTACGCCCAGCTCTCCCAACAGCCCGGTCTCTTCCAGCAGTTGCTGTCCTACCAGATCACGTCCGAGCCGGACGGCGACAAGCACGGGACCCCCGCGTGA
- a CDS encoding MarR family winged helix-turn-helix transcriptional regulator, producing MASKKTHGQHESAGAWAKRYHQASQAALEAILRPYGLGPTQWYVLYQLAHDGPTRQRDLVRALRVERATMTGVVAALVRKGLVEQIPDPVDLRQKTLRLTEAGGELWARLPDPIARLRAVAFDGVSEEEQAQVARILREATERLAHHLKKGSPPS from the coding sequence GTGGCTAGCAAAAAGACGCATGGGCAGCACGAGTCCGCAGGCGCGTGGGCGAAGCGGTACCACCAGGCCAGCCAAGCGGCTCTGGAAGCGATCCTGCGCCCCTACGGACTCGGACCGACCCAGTGGTACGTCCTTTACCAACTGGCTCACGACGGTCCGACCAGGCAGCGCGACCTGGTGCGCGCGCTCCGTGTAGAGCGCGCCACGATGACCGGCGTCGTCGCCGCCCTGGTCCGCAAAGGGCTCGTGGAACAGATACCCGACCCCGTCGACCTGCGCCAGAAGACGCTGCGCCTCACCGAAGCGGGCGGCGAACTATGGGCACGGCTGCCCGACCCCATCGCCCGTCTCCGCGCCGTCGCCTTCGACGGCGTGAGCGAGGAGGAGCAGGCACAGGTCGCCCGCATCCTGCGTGAGGCCACTGAACGGCTCGCACACCATCTGAAGAAAGGGTCACCCCCCTCATGA